The proteins below are encoded in one region of Vespula pensylvanica isolate Volc-1 chromosome 4, ASM1446617v1, whole genome shotgun sequence:
- the LOC122628993 gene encoding protein Peter pan — protein sequence MGHRKKGRCVKRNKQLNTEEKEDLVKAPHSFVIHRGLPGEHIIELTKDFRRVMEPFTASSLKARKRNSIKDFVSVAGVLHVSHLCIFTRTELGMYLKLCRLPRGPTLTFKVHNFSLAKDVVSTLKKQMVFEEAFKNSPLIVLNNFSGEGMQLKLIASMFQNMFPTINLINVDLSTIRRCVCLNYNTTTKIIDFRHYAIKVVPVGLSKGVTKLVRAKIPNLSKCQDFSEFLTKSTVSESEAEDDPTSHVTLSQKLSSRGNHENTTSAIRLSELGPRITLQLMKVEGGLLDGEVLFHEFIHKTEEEKLQIQKKREEKKKLKEKRRKTQEENKKKKELRKEEHKENSLKGMQKKKEIAKKSMEESVVEEEEDDDAQYYREEVGEEPEKELFEGKTSQKRRHKFIPRYKTKKLKRNISENETHE from the exons ATGGGCCATCGTAAAAAG gGACGTTGTGTTAAGcgaaataaacaattaaatacagaagagaaagaagatttagTAAAAGCTCCTCACTCGTTCGTAATTCATCGTGGTTTACCAGGAGAACACATAATAGAATTAACTAAGGATTTTCGTAGAGTTATGGAACCATTTACTGCTAGTTCGTTGAAAGCTAGAAAACGAAATAGTATTAAGGATTTTGTATCGGTTGCCGGTGTGTTACACGTTAgtcatttatgtatttttacaaGAACAGAACTTGGGATGTATCTTAAACTCTGCAg GTTACCCAGAGGACCGACGCTCACTTTTAAAGTACATAATTTCTCATTAGCAAAAGATGTAGTATCtacattaaaaaaacaaatggtATTTGAAGAAGCTTTTAAAAATTCTCctttaattgtattaaataactTTAGCGGAGAGGGTATGCAGTTAAAATTAATAGCTTCAATGTTTCAAAACATGTTCCCAACTATAAACTTAATTAAT GTTGATTTAAGTACAATTCGTCGTTGCGTATgcttaaattataatacaacaacaaaaataattgattttagaCATTATGCTATTAAAGTTGTACCTGTTGGTTTATCAAAAGGTGTTACAAAATTAGTAAGAGCTAAAATACCGAATCTTTCAAAATGTCAAGACTTTTCAGAGTTTTTGACAAAATCGACAGTATCCGAAAGCGAAGCGGAAGACGATCCTACCAGTCATGTTACGTTATCGCAAAAATTATCATCTCGAGGAAATCATGAAAATACTACTAGTGCTATTAGACTTTCTGAATTAGGGCCAAGAATTACTTTACAATTAATGAAAGTAGAAGGTGGACTTCTCGATGGCGAGGTTTTGTTTCAtgaatttattcataaaacTGAAGAGGAAAAACTTcaaatacaaaagaaacgggaggagaagaaaaagcttaaagaaaaaagaagaaagacacaggaggaaaataaaaagaagaaagaattgagaaaagaagaacataaagaaaattcattaaaaggaatgcaaaagaaaaaagaaattgcaaaAAAATCTATGGAAGAAAGTGTtgtagaagaggaagaagacgatgaTGCTCAATATTATCGAGAAGAAGTAGGAGAAGAACCTGAGAAGG aattatTTGAAGGAAAAACTAGTCAAAAAAGGCGACATAAGTTTATACCAaggtataaaacaaaaaaattaaaaagaaatatatctgaAAATGAAAcacatgaataa
- the LOC122628602 gene encoding uncharacterized protein LOC122628602 produces the protein MERSDWSLDVNESKNDNDNNWSTFNLASDNQLEREKNNKVDNTSRSTFFNNNVRSFGDYVEKHDWVECKSKSIPGKTYYFNLRSGCSTWYRPISRYIDIPYYPERVSLNKVQCYLSSPSLMISDRKDTSSRRIKKIRDRTETTKIVSNDSKDNKMLMRKPERIICNMYGVTTVNYDEVSELPPNVKRSNLSDSTSIVSSSTTEENRSRSSILECFLGHDDLYDNILPPKLSDSNSSTSSSSRTCDTCSSCSCTQSDSTQG, from the exons aTGGAGAGATCCGATTGGTCGTTGGATGTCAATGAGTCTAAAAATGACAACGACAATAATTGGTCGACGTTTAATTTGGCCAGTGATAATCAATTGGaacgtgaaaaaaataataaagttgaCAATACGTCAAGATcaacatttttcaataataacgttcgatcgtttggCGATTATGTTGAAAAACACGATTGGGTGGAATGCAAATCCAAAAGCATTCCAGGTAAaacgtattattttaatttaagaagTGGTTGTAGTACCTGGTATAGACCGATATCACGTTACATTGATATTCCATATTATCCAGAAAGG GTGAGTTTAAACAAAGTACAATGTTATCTCTCGAGTCCATCGTTAATGATATCGGATA gaAAAGACACGTCGtcgagaaggataaagaagatACGTGACCGAACAGAAACGACGAAAATAGTTTCCAACGATTCGaaggataataaaatgttaatgaGAAAACCGGAAAGAATTATTTGCAATATGTACGGTGTGACCACGGTGAATTACGACGAAGTTAGCGAACTTCCGCCAAATGTGAAAAGATCTAATCTGAGTGACTCAACTAGCATAGTATCCTCCTCGACTACGGAAGAAAATCGGTCTCGGTCGTCGATCCTCGAGTGCTTCCTCGGCCATGACGATTTATACGACAACATTCTACCGCCAAAACTGAGCGATTCAAATTCTAGCACGTCTTCGTCCTCACGGACGTGCGATACATGTAGCTCTTGTAGTTGTACTCAATCTGATTCTACCCAAGGATAG